The sequence GCGCCGAGCCCGGCCAGCGATCCCGCGGTGCCGCCCAGCTCCGGCGCGACCAGCGCGTAGGCATAGGCGCCCACGCCGAAGAACACCGCGTGTCCGAAACTGAGCTGGCCCGTCTTTCCCCAGAAATAGTCCAGCGACAACGCGAACAGGCCGAAAATGGCCGCGTCCCGCAGCGCCGTCGTGTTGTAGTAGTCGAGGTAGGGGGAGGCCACCAGCAGTGCCGCCGCCAGCACGAGGAAAATCACCGTGTGGCTTCTGTCCTTGCGGAACAGCTCTCCGAGGCCGCCCCATCCGGTCCTGCGCGCGCTCATGGCTTCACCAGACCCTGCGGCCGGAACCGCACCAGAATGATCGCCAGCAACAGCACGATGGCCCGCGACAGGCTTGGCGACAATTGATAGGCGATCAGGCTGTCCAGCCCGCCGATGAAGGCGCTGCCCGCCAGCACCCCGCCCATGGAGCCGACCCCGCCCACGATCACCACGAAGAACGAATTGGCCAGATAGTTCACGCCGATCTGCGGCAGGATCGACACCAGCGGCGCCACGAGCGCGCCCGCGACGGCGGCGACCGCACTTCCGATCGCAAAGGAGATCGAGAACGTGCGCGCCGTGTTGATCCCGACCGATTCCGCCATCTCCCGGTTCTGTATCACCGCCCGCAGGTCCAGCCCCAGCGAGGTTTTCCGCATCGCGATGGCGAGGGCGACGAAGATCAGCAACGCCAGCGTGATCAACAACAGTCGGTAGGCCGGATAGGCCGTGCCCATGATCTCAACCGCGCCCTTGATCGGTGCGGGTACGGTGCGGGCCCCGGTCCCGAAGGCCAGTTGCAGAAGTTGCTGGAACGCCAGACTGACCCCCCAGGTCGCAAGGATCGCCTGGATCGGCCGGTCATAGAGATGCCGCACGATCCCCCATTCCAGCAGCAGCCCGCCAAGGGCACCCACCGCCATCGCCAGCATCAGCCCCCCCACGAAACCGAGGCCCGCGTCATGGGCCACCACCATGGCAAAGGCGCCGATGGCGACGAATTCGCCATGCGCCAGGTTCAGCACGCGCATCAGACCGAAGATGATTGCCAACCCAAGCCCGACCAGCATAAGGATGCTGGTCAGGGTCGCCGCGTTCAGCAGGATGACGATCAGGTCACTCACTGCGCGGCCTGCCTTTCACGCAATGCCGGATGGCCCGCGATGGCGCGCTCGATGGCCTCCTGCTGGTGGGGCTGCAGGTCCTGCCCCGGCCATGCGGCCACGACCTCCTGCAACGGATCCTTGAGTTCCGTGCGATGACCGGACATCTCCTCCAGCATGGCCATCGCGCAGTAGGGCACGTAGGCCTCGCTGTAGCCACCCTCGTGCACCGCCAGCAGGCGGCCCATGCACAGGTCGGCCGCCCGTTCCATCAGCCGCGCCGTCATCCAGCGGTAGGTCTCGCTATCCAGC is a genomic window of Sulfitobacter alexandrii containing:
- a CDS encoding branched-chain amino acid ABC transporter permease, whose translation is MSDLIVILLNAATLTSILMLVGLGLAIIFGLMRVLNLAHGEFVAIGAFAMVVAHDAGLGFVGGLMLAMAVGALGGLLLEWGIVRHLYDRPIQAILATWGVSLAFQQLLQLAFGTGARTVPAPIKGAVEIMGTAYPAYRLLLITLALLIFVALAIAMRKTSLGLDLRAVIQNREMAESVGINTARTFSISFAIGSAVAAVAGALVAPLVSILPQIGVNYLANSFFVVIVGGVGSMGGVLAGSAFIGGLDSLIAYQLSPSLSRAIVLLLAIILVRFRPQGLVKP